AGCGTTCGTGGCAACGTTCGGCTCCGGGCACCCGGTAATTGGCATACTCGCCGAATACGATGCGCTGCCCGGTCTCTCGCAGGTACCCGGCTTGCCCGAGAAAAAACCGCTCAGGGACGGCGCTCCCGGCCACGGCTGCGGGCACAACCTGTTCGGTACAGGCAGCGCCGCCGCTGCCATGGCGATGAAGGCGGTCATGGAAAAAAACAACCTCAAGGGGACGGTCAAACTGTTCGGCTGCCCGGCGGAAGAGACGCTTATCGGAAAAATCTACATGATGAAAGCGGGAGTGTTCGACGGTCTCGATGTGTGTCTCACCTGGCACCCGTCCTCAAACAGTAAAGCCAGTATGGCAAAAACCATTGCCCTCAATAACTTCGAGGTTATTTTCCGCGGCAAAACCGCTCACGGCGCCGCCGATCCCTGGGACGGCAGAAGCGCGCTCGATGCTGTCGAGCTCATGGACACCGGTGTCAACTTCTTACGGGAGCATGTCAAGCCCACGGTGCGCATCCACTATGTCATCCCGGACGGCGGGCTGGCTCCCAATATCGTGCCCGATTATGCGAAGGTCTGGTATTTCGTCCGCGATGAAAACCGTGCGGGTGTCGAGGATGTCTACAAGCGTGTGCTGAAATGCGCCGAGGGAGCCGCGCTCATGACCGATACCACCATGGAGGTGAACCTCATCACCGGGGGGTACGAATACCTGCCCAACAAGGTGCTCTCGAAGCTGCTCGACGAAAACCTCAGGATTGTCGGCCCTCCGCAGTTTACCGAAGAAGAACAGGCGTTCGCAAAGAAAATGCAGAAAAACCTCGGTGTGGAGGAAAAAGGGCTCAGCGCCGAAATCGAGGACTTTCCCGAAAAGGAAACTCCCGGCGGCGGCTCCACCGATGTGGCGGACATAAGCTGGAACATCCCGACATCGGGGGAGCTCGGTATTGCATCCATGCCTCCCGGTATTCCGGGACACAGCTGGGCGGTCGCTTCGGCGGTTGGCTGTTCGGTCGGATACAAGGGGATGATCGTTGCGGCGAAAACGCTTGCGGCGAGCGGCATCGAGCTGATCATGGATGCTAAAATCGTCGAGCAGGCGCAAAAAGAGTTCAGGGAAAAAACCAAAGACTTTACATACAAAAACGCCCTTCCGCCGGATCAGAAACCGCCGGTGCCGGAAGACTGAGTACCGTTTTGCGGAACGAATAACCGGGAGTATATAACGAATGAACAAACCTCTCTGCGCGCTCACCATGGGCGATCCGGCGGGAATCGGCCCCGAGGTGATACTCAAGACCCTCTTTTCGGCGCGGGCGAACGACTGCGCCCGTATGGTCGTCGTCGGATATCCGGAACCGTTTGTCCGTGACGCCGGAATGCTCGGGCTCGACATTACGGTTCGTGAAACAGGCTCGCCGGACGATATGAGCATGGACTCCAACACGGTCAATGTTATCGTTCCCGGCCAAAAAATGTCAGTCCCGTCCGGGTATGGCGTCGTTGACAGCGCCTGCGGACGAGCA
The bacterium genome window above contains:
- a CDS encoding amidohydrolase, with product MRLFCIVGLTALCATLLLPREGLSRNRADSYKQEAIVWIDGNREQFEKAAQSIHEFAETSLREHKSSDYLAGMLERDGFTVERGVADMPTAFVATFGSGHPVIGILAEYDALPGLSQVPGLPEKKPLRDGAPGHGCGHNLFGTGSAAAAMAMKAVMEKNNLKGTVKLFGCPAEETLIGKIYMMKAGVFDGLDVCLTWHPSSNSKASMAKTIALNNFEVIFRGKTAHGAADPWDGRSALDAVELMDTGVNFLREHVKPTVRIHYVIPDGGLAPNIVPDYAKVWYFVRDENRAGVEDVYKRVLKCAEGAALMTDTTMEVNLITGGYEYLPNKVLSKLLDENLRIVGPPQFTEEEQAFAKKMQKNLGVEEKGLSAEIEDFPEKETPGGGSTDVADISWNIPTSGELGIASMPPGIPGHSWAVASAVGCSVGYKGMIVAAKTLAASGIELIMDAKIVEQAQKEFREKTKDFTYKNALPPDQKPPVPED